AACGCGGTATTCCCCGTCGCAGATGCAGTGCACACCCACGCCCTCGCGCATGGCCTCTTTCCGGTGCACTTTCGAGCTCATTTCCGCCTTGCGCGAGACGTGATAGCCGATAAACCAGGGGTCGGCCATATGGACGGCCCAGTTGTCCACCTGGAAATAGTACAAGGTGTCGATGCCGCGTTCCCGGGCGTGCTTCGTGCAGCCAGTGTCGACGAGGGCGGGTATGCAGCCGCCGTGCCCGTTAGGATTCATGGCTACGTGGCCGGGCGCGTCGAGCATGAAGAGACCCTCCGTGTTCACGCAGGGGACCATGCGCTGGCGGAAGGTAATTACGTCGCGCTCGTCAAGGCCGAAATAGCCGTTTTCCTGAAAATACTTGCGGGTAGCCGATTCGTTCGTGTCGCTGACCATCAGGTATAACGGCAATGCGCAGTCGTAGCGGCACTGAAGCGCGCGGATACGCTCGGCGTGGTAGTGAAAGATGCTCTTGCCGGTTACGGGCCCGATGGGGTAGGCGCCTTTCGGCCCGTCGAAGCCCAGGCGCGTGCCCTGGCCGCCCGCAACGATGACGATGCCGACGCGGTCGGCGCGCAGCGCGTCCATGCCCGCTTCGCAAGCTTCGCGCGCGTCGGGCCGGCCCTGGTCCGCGGGCGGAATGACGGGTATCGGCATGATTTCCGTGAAGGTTTCCGGCGGCGGCTCCTGACGGACCCATGTGTCGATGAGCCTATTCATAAACGGGAAATCAATGCTGTCGATCTGGGCGAGCAACCGTTCCCGACCGTCCGCGCCGAGCCGGTCCCAAAACCGGAACAAGTGTTCCTGGCCGAATTGCCGCGCGATGTCCTTCAGTTCCTGTTCGTCGCGTCCCGTCATAGTCTGCTCCAAGACTTGCCGTGTTTTGCCATTTCCTCGCGTTGCTGCCGGTTCGGCAGCAGGCTGGGGCGGGTGCCTTCCATCAACTCGAATTTCGAGCCGCAGCCGTCGCACAGGCCGTAGTCAAAATCAGGCTGTTCGAGCGGTTCGCCGCATTGGGGGCATGCCGGCTGGGCGCGCGCGTAGAGCGCCTCGGGCCGTTCAAAGGCCGTGCCGCAGCAGGGGCACTGGCGCAGCATGGCGGCGCGCCGCCAGCACCTGGTAAACATGCGCTCCGCGTCACAGATGCGGCAGTAGGCCGTGTGACCGACGATGGGAAATGTCTGGTCTCCGGTGTCGCCAGACTGGCCGTCTCGCTTTCTGCCGAGTCCGAACAGTGCCATTCCATGCCTTCCTATCCGTTACCGGCTTCCCGGGGCTCACCGTGCAACGATGACACGCACACCGATCCGCTCCTGATAGGTCTTTCCGCCGGTCAGCACGGCGAACCGCACTGTGCCCTCATACCGCCCCGCCGGGGCATCGGGCGAAACCGAGGCGGTCAACACCGCGGTATTGGGCGCGTCGCCCGGCGCGGCGTCCAGAACCACATGCGCAGCGTCCACGTTGAAATCGCGTATCTCGACGGGGGCTTCGCCCGTCACCAGAACGTCCGCCCGGGCGCCCGGCTGAGCCGCGGTAACAACGATGGCGAGGACCTGGGGCGGCGCGGGCTCGAACGCGTACGGAGCCTCTACTTCTGCTGTTACCTGTATAGGAAGTATTGGAAGACGCTCGATATTCGTCTTGAGTTCGAGAAAGCGCACGTAGGGTCCCGGCGGGGCCTGCTCGCCCACGGTCGCGGTGATCTCGAACTCCGCCTTGTCCGGGGCACTCCAGCTTTCAGGCGGTTTCCGGCGCCATTCGACCGTCAAATCCTCCGTCGCGCCTGTCCCGGCCCCAGCGCCTTTGACCATGACGCCCGCGATCTCGAGCGGGTTCTGCTGCAGCTGCCGCACGAGGACGGTCTGCGAAGTCACGGCGCCCTTGGAGACCG
The sequence above is drawn from the Candidatus Hydrogenedentota bacterium genome and encodes:
- a CDS encoding DUF1573 domain-containing protein — encoded protein: MRLHGGLVLVIVLALAGAFVLYAAWQNPAPGTARNEPASGSLPPVGADPSLVADIELETPELHVGAIPNSGIFETRFKVYNRGRAPLRLGDVRTTCGCTQGRVPESGRVVAPGGEGAVEVMIDPRRIADFHVRKTLTVFSNDPDEPRVNINVVADIEPEFAVIPEKVAFGTVSKGAVTSQTVLVRQLQQNPLEIAGVMVKGAGAGTGATEDLTVEWRRKPPESWSAPDKAEFEITATVGEQAPPGPYVRFLELKTNIERLPILPIQVTAEVEAPYAFEPAPPQVLAIVVTAAQPGARADVLVTGEAPVEIRDFNVDAAHVVLDAAPGDAPNTAVLTASVSPDAPAGRYEGTVRFAVLTGGKTYQERIGVRVIVAR
- a CDS encoding UTP--glucose-1-phosphate uridylyltransferase, which gives rise to MTGRDEQELKDIARQFGQEHLFRFWDRLGADGRERLLAQIDSIDFPFMNRLIDTWVRQEPPPETFTEIMPIPVIPPADQGRPDAREACEAGMDALRADRVGIVIVAGGQGTRLGFDGPKGAYPIGPVTGKSIFHYHAERIRALQCRYDCALPLYLMVSDTNESATRKYFQENGYFGLDERDVITFRQRMVPCVNTEGLFMLDAPGHVAMNPNGHGGCIPALVDTGCTKHARERGIDTLYYFQVDNWAVHMADPWFIGYHVSRKAEMSSKVHRKEAMREGVGVHCICDGEYRVIEYSELDLYPQLLATDRHGGIVHYAGNPAMHILDVGFVERIAAAYDQ